A genome region from Tardiphaga sp. 709 includes the following:
- a CDS encoding MBL fold metallo-hydrolase has translation MSPDVASRPVRTEPEELVPSRYAVKIGEIDVLVISDGVLPLPTTMLGHNADPKARAAWMHHMFLPPDAFDWALNAVVVRSGGKTILIDAGLGSDPDLNLPRAGQLIKRVESAGINLASVTDIVLTHMHMDHIGGLLVPGIKDRLPPDVQIHVAAAEVSFWDAPDFSHTAMPPGFPDALRATAKRFVKEYHNRLRQFDEEYEVAPGVIVRRTGGHTPGHSIVRVASGKDALTFAGDAVFTVGFDHPDWFNGFEHDPEEAARVRTRLLKEIAATEELLVATHMPFPSVGRVAIDGNVFRWVPVYWDF, from the coding sequence ATGAGCCCAGATGTTGCTTCGCGCCCGGTTCGGACGGAGCCAGAAGAGCTGGTCCCGTCGCGCTACGCAGTGAAGATCGGCGAGATTGACGTGCTGGTGATCAGCGATGGAGTACTCCCGCTTCCAACCACCATGTTGGGCCATAATGCCGACCCGAAAGCCCGTGCTGCCTGGATGCACCACATGTTCCTACCGCCGGACGCTTTCGATTGGGCGCTCAATGCAGTCGTCGTGCGTAGCGGCGGCAAGACCATCCTCATCGACGCAGGCTTGGGATCGGACCCCGATTTGAACCTGCCGCGAGCCGGACAGTTGATCAAGCGAGTGGAGAGCGCCGGCATCAACCTCGCGTCGGTCACCGACATTGTGCTGACGCACATGCACATGGATCACATTGGCGGCCTGCTCGTCCCCGGTATCAAGGATCGGCTTCCCCCCGACGTACAGATCCATGTGGCCGCAGCCGAGGTCAGTTTTTGGGACGCGCCGGATTTCTCCCACACGGCCATGCCACCGGGCTTCCCGGATGCACTGCGGGCAACTGCCAAGCGGTTCGTCAAGGAGTATCACAACCGGCTACGGCAATTTGACGAGGAATACGAAGTCGCCCCGGGTGTGATCGTCCGTCGCACCGGTGGCCATACGCCCGGACACAGCATCGTCCGCGTGGCTTCAGGCAAAGACGCTCTCACCTTCGCCGGCGACGCCGTGTTTACGGTGGGATTCGATCATCCCGACTGGTTCAATGGCTTCGAACACGATCCCGAAGAGGCAGCACGCGTTCGCACGCGCTTGTTAAAAGAGATCGCAGCCACCGAGGAATTGCTGGTAGCCACGCACATGCCATTTCCGTCCGTCGGACGCGTGGCGATCGACGGGAATGTCTTTCGATGGGTGCCGGTGTATTGGGACTTTTGA
- a CDS encoding mechanosensitive ion channel family protein has product MFGDDHLLPLILLNVLGIVGICVWHLQGRGRPTSRLIVQILFFASMSLVLFMAGIPPNRADDIHTHDFAALLAKMAGVLWWTHLAWTVIGFIHIYVRLNHKPREAHLIQDMAVAVIYLGAVLSIIRFVFGMPLGTLVTTSGVVAVIFGLALQNTLGDVFSGIALTLGRAYMLGDWIRLSDGTEGRVIETNWRSTNLLTGANNIVVLPNSILARQGVTNLSRPDETHLIALKVRIATDKTPRFIEEELKSVLEASTCIVRDPAPVASLMTIDAVAVEAELQFRVASLAIGTAAKNEIIHLLHCRCRMNGFSLAMPTGLSPCQAYYRPAEKD; this is encoded by the coding sequence ATGTTTGGCGATGATCATCTACTACCGCTCATCCTGCTCAACGTCCTCGGCATTGTCGGCATCTGCGTCTGGCATCTGCAGGGCCGCGGCCGCCCAACAAGCCGCCTGATCGTACAGATCCTGTTCTTCGCCAGCATGAGCCTAGTGCTCTTCATGGCAGGGATTCCTCCGAATCGGGCTGATGATATCCACACTCATGACTTTGCCGCGCTGCTCGCAAAAATGGCTGGAGTTCTTTGGTGGACCCACCTCGCATGGACAGTAATCGGCTTCATCCACATCTATGTGAGGCTGAACCACAAACCGCGCGAAGCCCATCTGATTCAGGATATGGCCGTTGCCGTGATCTATCTGGGCGCAGTGCTCTCGATCATACGCTTTGTGTTCGGAATGCCGCTCGGCACCCTGGTGACGACCTCTGGCGTAGTCGCCGTCATCTTTGGCCTCGCGTTGCAGAACACGCTCGGAGACGTCTTCTCCGGCATCGCGCTAACGCTTGGCAGAGCCTATATGCTCGGCGACTGGATCCGATTGAGCGACGGCACCGAGGGTCGCGTCATCGAAACCAACTGGCGTTCAACCAATCTTCTCACCGGCGCCAACAACATCGTCGTATTGCCGAATAGCATTCTAGCACGCCAGGGCGTTACAAACCTTAGCCGTCCAGACGAAACGCACCTCATCGCTCTGAAAGTCCGCATAGCGACAGACAAAACCCCACGCTTCATCGAAGAGGAGTTGAAGTCCGTACTGGAAGCTAGCACTTGCATCGTCAGAGATCCCGCGCCGGTTGCTTCGCTGATGACCATTGACGCGGTCGCTGTAGAGGCAGAGCTGCAGTTCCGGGTCGCCAGCCTAGCCATAGGAACAGCAGCTAAGAACGAAATTATCCATCTGCTCCACTGTAGGTGCAGAATGAATGGTTTTTCGCTGGCAATGCCTACGGGATTGTCTCCTTGCCAAGCATATTACAGGCCAGCAGAGAAGGACTAA